One segment of Phragmites australis chromosome 13, lpPhrAust1.1, whole genome shotgun sequence DNA contains the following:
- the LOC133889793 gene encoding uncharacterized protein LOC133889793, with amino-acid sequence MEYERIHQKAQAGALSPTKLRMKLLGAHNRVRVITNNSSSRTSPAKNTETSQAQNRLLVCDVLEEVSDSSDGSKRPSAINQTEAVEKDSALDSNKVLNTSKSSVPQPASSSNSSMIHPVRTVEEDSNDCDSGLDNASASSFEFHGGERAVTQNPAVGYFSRQTSSKWNDAEKWIVNRQNVNQNISKGTAQNQTANQMNSAASRGVIVPKNFGRPVQNLKRVNPAYSASRSILERLSFASHQPKLVRHADVFPVNNASATSEYHKANDTGSSIAVKPCNDPKAIPTVQSVSVRDVGTEMTPIPSQEPSRTGTPLGSMTPTRSPNCSIPSTPIGGRSIASPGEDNTDDGPYFNRKGDTNELLDTEMRLKTRKEIAALGIQLGKMNIATWASKEELELVSAAPSIADLEQMRKEYAARAASYEEAETSKHTARFKKEEVKIEVWESRQRAKIESKMRRIEEHAERMRSEAMAKMAEKLEMTRHLAEEKRASANARMNQQATIAVQKAEKIRRTGRIPGSNIICCCSCFCEP; translated from the exons ATGGAGTACGAGAGGATTCATCAGAAAGCCCAG GCTGGTGCTCTTTCTCCAACAAAGCTAAGGATGAAGCTTCTGGGAGCCCACAATCGAGTGAGGGTCATCACCAACAACTCATCGTCGCGAACATCACCTGCAAAAAACACCGAGACATCACAAGCGCAGAACAGGCTATTAGTCTGTGATGTTCTTGAAGAAG TTTCAGACAGCTCTGATGGCTCCAAACGCCCTTCAGCAATTAACCAAACTGAAGCTGTAGAAAAGGATTCAGCATTGGATAGCAATAAAGTCCTGAACACATCCAAGAGTTCGGTTCCCCAACCAGCATCAAGCAGCAACTCAAGCATGATACACCCAGTGAGAACTGTGGAAGAAGACAGTAATGACTGTGATAGTGGGCTTGACAATGCTAGCGCCAGTAGCTTTGAGTTCCATGGAGGTGAGAGGGCCGTGACGCAGAATCCAGCGGTGGGATATTTCTCTAGACAGACTTCCTCCAAGTGGAATGATGCAGAGAAATGGATTGTGAACCGGCAGAATGTTAATCAGAACATCTCCAAGGGCACAGCACAGAACCAGACTGCAAACCAGATGAATTCTGCTGCTTCCAGGGGTGTCATCGTACCCAAAAATTTTGGCCGCCCTGTGCAGAACTTGAAAAGAGTGAATCCAGCTTATTCTGCTTCACGAAGCATATTAGAGAGGTTATCTTTTGCTTCGCATCAGCCAAAGCTGGTTAGGCATGCAGATGTCTTTCCAGTTAATAATGCTAGTGCCACCTCAGAGTATCACAAGGCAAATGATACAGGTTCATCAATTGCAGTGAAGCCCTGCAACGATCCAAAAG CTATTCCTACAGTTCAGTCAGTGTCCGTCAGAGATGTGGGCACAGAAATGACTCCGATACCTAGTCAGGAACCTTCAAGGACTGGAACTCCACTTGGGTCAATGACACCAACACGAAGCCCTAATTGCTCGATACCATCAACTCCTATAGGAGGGAGGTCAATAGCATCACCTGGAGAGGACAACACAGATGATGGTCCATATTTCAACAGAAAAGGTGACACAAATGAGTTGTTAGACACTGAAATGAGGCTTAAGACAAGGAAAGAAATTGCTGCCCTTGGTATACAGCTAGGAAAGATGAACATTGCTACATGGGCCAGCAAAGAAGAGCTAGAACTAGTCTCGGCAGCACCGAGCATTGCTGATTTGGAGCAGATGAGGAAGGAATATGCTGCCCGTGCTGCATCATATGAGGAGGCAGAAACTTCTAAACATACAGCAAG ATTCAAGAAGGAAGAGGTGAAGATTGAAGTTTGGGAGAGTCGTCAAAGAGCAAAAATTGAATCCAAAATGAGAAGAATAGAG GAACATGCAGAGAGAATGAGAAGTGAGGCCATGGCAAAGATGGCTGAAAAGTTAGAGATGACACGCCACCTGGCCGAAGAGAAACGAGCCTCGGCCAATGCCAGGATGAACCAGCAGGCAACAATTGCAGTTCAGAAGGCCGAGAAGATTCGCCGGACAGGACGAATTCCAGgatcaaatatcatatgctgCTGTAGCTGCTTCTGTGAACCTTAG